Genomic DNA from Gossypium hirsutum isolate 1008001.06 chromosome A01, Gossypium_hirsutum_v2.1, whole genome shotgun sequence:
atttaaaatttttaaaaaattctaaaataataattttggggacctaaaaaaattaattaatgattcaaatttgtcgtattttttttattttgctttaaaaaagTTTTCAAGTATATATAGTTTCATgaaattagttatttttaatttgacatgtttaatttttttaatttagctcgAACATTTTTATTCGATTTGACTTGACTAGAATTTTAtttcgattcgattcaaaaacAATTTGAATCAAATTAGGATAAATCGTACTCatcaactcgaaattttttcatttgattcgacTTGATTTAATCGAGCAATCACCCTTAAATACATCCAAACAAAACTTAAGTGAACGTGTACCATTACCCTCCATCAAAATTGTTTAAGACTAATCTTTTGAGAAATATCCTTATTTAACAATCACATGCTTATGGAAGATTGGTGTGATGATAATATTAATGTGTGAACATATCTAACGTAGGTTACAAGGAAAATGGATTGAGATTTGAGATGGAGATGGAGATGGTGATgggttttgatgattttgaaattgcTTGTGAGATATATATAAAATTGGAACGAAAGAAAGAGACGTAAATAAATTAATTGGATATGAGAGATTTGCAATTGCAAGCATCCTTCATTAATGTGCATCAAGATTGAAGGAATGAGAAAATAAAGTCACattcattaaatcaaattaaatgctGCTATTCATAGCCAAAAGCATGAGGTGGCTGAAGTTTGTTGATGACTTTCTAGTttcattttggaagaaattaatttaatgacagataaaaataataatggaaaagaatataaatttttaaaccacactttgaattatttatttttaatgctaCCAACTCTATTGTATTGTGAAAAATGAAATCCAAGTCCAAAAAATGGAAATTTTCAATCATTCATACTTATCAGGCCAATCAGCCTATATTTTTCCATATATCAACTTTTATACGTCCAAATTCTAAACTCTCGAATTTTTGCTTCATTACCAATGCTCTCCTCACTCTCTCTAAGCTCCAACACTATAATCGTATCTAATCATACTATTGTTGGGAAATTATTAGAAAAGCACCCTACATTTACCAAAACAATCATGCCACTCCCCTACACAAcatataagtaaaaataaatagagaTGATTTGTTctttctaaataataaaaaaatattttgatactaAAAGATTCTTCGGTGAAGTTAGGGATAAATTGTTCACACATTTGGAAATTTCGTACATTATTAAGAGAGTCAATATACTATAGTCAAGTACATGTGCGACTTAAATTTTACCCACACATCAAGTATACTTCAAATTAGATAACTCTCTTAGAACTCAATTCAATTTACTTACAATATTTGCACACAATAAAACAATTCTTAATTGAATAAGTCACAAATAACCTAAGCAAATCATGCGATATATAAGAGTTAAACCACTTCAATAATCGACCCACCAGTAGAGATTTTTTTAGTGGTTAGACTCTTTTGAAGACTATATCTTCTGGTAtgaattaaaagtttaatttcaaTCCATACTTTCTAATTTTCGAGcataaaatttttgtaaatgtgCTACGTCTAATAATGTTTAAGATACAAAAATGGCGCGAGTCTTTTCTCAATTACACCTAGACATTAACAACATTACAAATCCGAGGAGAAATAGGTTATCAAAATTGCACCATAAAGTTTGGACCATTTACTCTTTTGAGTTGGTagctaaataatacaaaattttattgtttacgttttaattgattttttttacgtgtgtatatataaatattaggctctgatcaaatatatattatatatataaatattcggCGCAGGTAGACAGCTGGTAAGAAATTATTGAGTGAGAGAGAGAAGCCACGTGGGTTGTTGGCCTGTAATTGTCCTTAAGTAACAGCTTCCTGCATCCACATGGCGTCTATAGTATATAGATGCCAGTGCCATGCATCAACATGAATGCTTTCTCACTTCATAACATGGCATGGTATGCCCATGTCTACGTGGATAAGGATGAGTTGGGACCCAATAGGTTTCAACAAAACAAATAAGATATGATGAATCATATTTTGCATGACACACAAGTTATTCAATTATCAAAAGAATATTTTGCTAAAGACAAAAAAGTCCACGCCTATCAATGCGATTAAAGAAATCATGGATTATGGGGAGGTAATTTTCCTCTATGGTTTGGGAGAAAGCCAAGTAATAATACTTTTTATAAGCCAATTTAAAATTGTAAGAGAATAATATTAGCAAAGCCCATGCAGCTGCCCGGTGCCTTAAATTAATTTTGCTTCTTTCACAATTTTTAAACGAGTACTAGTATACCATGCAATAATAGCTACTAATAAAGTACAAATTAGACAGCCATAAACAAATAATTGACATCACACTGTTATTGTGGACTGTAAAGATTTTGGTGAAGCAATGCATGGAAGTGGATTTTCAGTCACAAGACAAGATGATTGTGTCTTTGATCAACAAAATTCAAGTTTTTATTGGGACCGGGTGTGTTGGGCCTGGCCCTGGAGATGGTAACCTAATTTATTAGGCCTGCTTCCCCGAGATGAGAGATGGGGaccatatatatttcattattatataaataaaagggGACACGCAGGAACAAAAAGACAGACAAATTTATGGGAATGAACGAAAAGTCAAAAGTGGACAAAAGGGTGATGGGGTCCGTCCGAATACCAACAAGGAGTATGAATAAGAACATGATGAATACACGTGGTAGGTCCCATCCCCCACCTCTCTCTCTATCTACTTTCTATTGCGGTCCACCTCCACCATCTACCGCTCTGCTACAGCTGTCACCACTCACCACACACCACACACCACACACCACACACCACACACGTAACCTAATCCCTTTTGCCTTTTGATACCTCTGTCCATCTAACTTTgttaattactaagtttttttttaattttaattttagaccttatttaatagtatttattcaatttattaaattagatttggttattttattatcaaattgataCGATTTTAGGAGGTTGAAATTAAgagttcatttttaatttttttatattttttagattattgtgtgaaaatattatcatgtataatataatatcaacttattatttttatttgatatccAAAAAGTTAATTAACTTTaattatgattaaaattttaaattttaaaaaatataaaaaaacaaataagcaAAAAAATCTTAAACGTATAGCttgcaaattttaattattattatttgagttataatataaattttcaaaattctagaaataaaataagacaCGTTGcttaaaaagtaataaaagaaaTTGAGCAATAAATTACTTACCATCATCATCATAACCACCACCCACATCCATGGAagatgcatgcatgcatgcatgcatacatacatatataattattttgttaattacTACAATGATTGTCTTTCCGATTCTTTTTATATAGATAATCGcagtaataataaaaaagtgaaaaagaGGAGCACAAATCTTGGTCGCGGACAGCACAGCTTTATAAGCCTGCCTTGATCGTGTATCGAAGTACAAGTCTTTAAATTTATTACAGGGAAAAGCAGGAAAGCAGAACTAGAACAAGATGGTAGGATTTTCTTCCCAAACAGAATCTTGGGTTGCCACCAGAAACTCAATCTACGAATCCCAGAAAGAGGCAGATAGCTTCGAATTGGATCTAAAACGTCTAGATCTGATAAAGATAGATCAAGAAGACGAGGATAATAATATTAACAGCCAAGATAAGATTAGCACCACcaagaagaacaagaagaaaaatcAGGTGTTGCTGGAGGGATACGTGGAGGCGGTTGATGAGGAGGATGAACTGAAGAGGACAAAGAGCTTGACCGGTGATGATCTAGACGAACTAAAGGGGTGTTTAGATCTGGGGTTTGGCTTCAGCTACGAGGAGATTCCTGAGCTTTGCAACACCTTGCCTGCACTTGAGCTATGTTACTCTATGTCTCAGAAGTACTTGGATGACCACCAGCACCATGCATCTCCAGACACCACCGCTACCCCCGAACCCGTCGCCAATTGGAAGATCTCTAGTCCTGGTCAGTCTTTTCTCTTTTTTACCatctttctttgttttatttttctatttgtcaTCAGATCTTGTTGTGCTCGTTTTTACAAGGACTTTGAGTGATGATAAGCTTTTGTTTCTTGCTTTTCTTTCCCACTTGTTGTAGTGTTATATCATACATGACATGCTTTTCTTTGCTAGATGAAATTAGGATTGAgccaaaaagaattgaaaaactGATTCAAATCGATTCATTCGGCTTAGTTTAGATTCAGGAATTGAAAGCCCACACTTGGGGTTCCTTCATTCAAATAAATACTTGGTTTCTTACACAAACACAATAATCAAGGTTGATTTGCATTGATGCTGAGAAATCCAAGAAACTAATATTTTGCCATCTGCTCAAAGTTTACAAATCTTTTcacagaaaagggaaaaaaaaagcagGAACATTGTGCAATTTGTTTTTCATAGAACAGTAGTACTCGCAAGTTGGATGCATCTAGCCTGTGCAAAACCATGTATAGATGGTCGACTTCGCTTAGGGAACGAGTTTTAACCTTGTGTATGCATTACAGGTGACCATCCAGAAGATGTTAAAGCAAGGCTTAAATTCTGGGCACAAGCTGTGGCCTGCACTGTCAAACTGTGCAACTAAAAGATTCATGAACAATCATTGGAAAAATGAGAATGAATATTTTTCTCATTGATGACCATCAACTGGATAAAACCCTACGCTCTGCCGAACCATGCCATGGTGGGGATGACATTTCCAGCAATTGTGGGAAATATACCaggccaaaattttaaaaatggatcAGCTGCAAGGAGCATGGGAAGAAGCTGGAAAGGAAGATGTTACAGGTTTGAGATTAACCGATGATCCAATGAGTCTTGACTTAATTCTGCGGAGACTAGGATGTATATGATATATTAATTGTATCCCGTAtggtatgaataaaatatgtctTCTTACTGCTACTATGCTTCATTggtgtttgatatatatatatatatggctatGGAATCCAACCGTCTGTTGGCTTTGCATGCAGTGGTGAGAGTCTCCAGTTGAGCTTCACCAACTAGTTCCGGACCTCTGCGTTTGCTGAGGTAACCAATCTAATTGTGTTGATTCATCATACCTGTGTTTCCTTTCACCATGATTACTGTGGTGGTACCTGGCTAACCAATGCCGCAGCATGGAACCACTGATACTTGAGCTTTGCTAAGAATAAACTGACCATTTTATGGCCATAGATCTCCTATTCTATCTATCCCTAATGCCTTGAATTTTGAGGTAAATTGATTCTTATAACCAATATGAATCTTGGTGGGAGTTGTTAGGGTTTTCTTTCTCACGGAACGGAAGGCTGCAAATTACACGCATTCCACTGAGATGGCTCATCTTTGCGTATGTTAATGTGGTGTTGAAGGTTACGTTTTGGTATCAGTTTCATTTTGTGGTTGAGAATTGAGAtaggaagaaaactcaaaacttatctGATAATCACAGCCTAGTTTGAAACAGTAAGAGAAGGGACGAAATTTGACTCGGATTGGATTTCCGTTATTAGGAAAAGAGGCTTTGAGttgaaatatcaaaatttattgaTTGGGGGTGATGTCAAAGTTTACTCTTCTCCAGAAAATCACATCAGCAAATAGCAGTTTATGTTTACGTTTTCATTTATTAAATCTCTCTATACCTCATTCTGAACTGCCAATCGAATTCTTCGACCAAGCCCCTCCATATCAGTAACAAATAGATATGAATGACCTCTTTGACTATCAGTAATCCAACTTTTAACTACAAAATAGACTGAATTTTGGCGAGATGATCACTCTTTTAAACATACTAACAATGAGCTTTG
This window encodes:
- the LOC107939684 gene encoding uncharacterized protein; translated protein: MVGFSSQTESWVATRNSIYESQKEADSFELDLKRLDLIKIDQEDEDNNINSQDKISTTKKNKKKNQVLLEGYVEAVDEEDELKRTKSLTGDDLDELKGCLDLGFGFSYEEIPELCNTLPALELCYSMSQKYLDDHQHHASPDTTATPEPVANWKISSPGDHPEDVKARLKFWAQAVACTVKLCN